The Terriglobales bacterium region CATATAGTTCGGGCAGGCAAAGTCCCGGGTTCTGAACTGCGATTCTCCGCCCCCTCCTGACAGCCCCCGGGGTTGAGGGGGGCCCTAATATGCCCAGCCTAGTCGACGCGATTCTTGCCGGCATCCTTGCGCTGTTGTCGGGCGTGGTGCTCATCCACTTGCTGCGGCAGCGCCACGAGCGGCACATGGTGGAGGAGAACCTGCCCTCCTTCTCCGTGCTGGAAGTGGATGCCACCCGTGTGCTCGAGCCCGGCGACGTGGCCCCTGCCCTGCTGCGGCAACTGGACCGGCTGGCGCGGCTGATCGGCAGCCGGCGCAGCGCCATCTACATCAGCGAGCGCTGGAGCAACGTCTTGCCCTCGGTGCAAGGCGGCTTCGCCGGAAGCTTTCTTTCCTCCCTGGAGCAGGCCGGGGGAGAAGCCCTCAGCACGCTGGCGCAGAGGCAGCCCGGGCCCGTGCGGGTGCGCGACCTCTATGAAGAAGATGGTCCGCTGATTCCCGCCCCCTCGGAACAGAAGGCGCACCTGCGCGAGTTGCTGGCCGGGGAAGGGGTCACGGCGTTGACTGCCCTCAGCCTGCGGGCCCACGACCGCTGCTTGGGCGTGGCCCTGTTCGCGCACGACGGCAGCCCCTCTCTCAGCGGCGCTCAAACGCGAATCCTGACCACGATGGGCCTGCAGCTCTCCATGACCCTGGAAAACTACGTGCTCATGCACAACGCCCAGCGGCGCACGCGCGAGTTCGAGCTGCTCACCCAGATCGGTCAGGTGGTGAGCTCGCACCTGGACCCGGACGAGGTGCTGCTGGCCATTCACCGCGAGCTGGGGCGCCTGTTCGACACCCGCAACTTCAGCGTGGCCTTCGTCGAAGGCGAGAGCGTGCGCTTCGAGCTGGAGGTGGAAGAGGGCCGGGTGCAGTCCAAGCGCTCCCGCCCCAGAGGCAACGAGATCACCGAATACATCGCGAAGAGCGGCCGCCCGCTGCTGATCCGCAGCGGGGTGGAGCCGTTGCTGGCGCAACTGGGGCTGGCCTCCACCGGCCGGCTGGCTCGCTGTTTCGCCGGCGTACCCGTGGTGATGCACGGGCGCCCGGTGGGCGTGATGGCGGCCCAGCATTACGAGCGCGATGGCGTTTACGACCAGCGCGACCTGGAGGTGCTGCAAACCGCCGCCGGACAGGTGGCGGTGGCCATGGAGAACGCCCGCCTGTTCGCCGAGCAGCAAAAGCGCGCCAGCTACCTGGCGTTCCTCAACAACGTCTCCAAGACCGCCATCTCCAGCCAGAATGCGGAGCAGATGATGGCGGAGATCGTCAGCGAGGTGCAAAAGAACTTTCAGTTCGACCACATCGGCATCGGCATCCTGGACTACGCCACCAAGGACATCGAGATCAAGGCGGAAGCGGGGAGCACGGCCAAGGCGCTGGGCAAGCGCGTGCCGCTGGGCACCGGTATCATGGGCCGCGTGGCTCGCACCAACGAAATGATGCTGGCGCAGAACACCGGAGAGGGACACCTGCTGGGCATCCTGCCGCAGTCGCGCTCCGTACTCTGCATCCCGGTGAGCTACGGGGAGACCCTGCTGGGCGTGCTCAACGTGGAGAGCCAGCGCGAGAACGCCTTCGCCGAGCAGGAGGTGCTCATCCTGCGGACGCTCGCCGACCTGCTGGCCACCGCCCTGCACAATTCTTTCGTCTTCCAGAAGATGGAGCAGCAGTCCATCACCGACGGCCTCACCGGGGTCAAGACCCGCCGCTTCTTCCTGGAGTCAGTGCAGGCGGAGTGGAAGCGTTCGGCACGCGCCGGGCGCCCCTTCTCCCTGGTGCTCATCGACCTCGACCGCTTCAAGGAGATCAACGACGCCATGGGCCACCTGGAAGGCGACCTGGTGCTGGCCCGCGTGGGTCGCCTGCTGGAGCAAAAGTGCCGGCAGTCCAACGTGGTGGCCCGCTATGGCGGCGACGAGTTCGTCATCCTCATGCCGGAGACCGGAGTGGAGCAGGCGCACACGCTCTCCGAGCGCCTGCGCCTGTGGATCGCCGGCGACCCCATGCTGGCCGAGCGCAAGCTCACCGGCAGCTTCGGCGTCGCCACCTTCCCGCTGCACGGCGCCGGGGTGGAAGACATCCTGCGCATGGCGGATGCCGGCATGTACATCTCCAAGCACGCCGGCGGCAACCGCGTCTCCCCCGCGGGGGAATTCGCCACCACGGAAAAGCTTTCCTCGAAACAACTGGCCAACCTCTATGTGGAGGGCTTCCTGCGCCGCGAGGAAGGCGACCTCAGTTCCGTGGATGAGCTGATGACGACCCTGGAGCGCCTGAGCGCCGCGGTGCGCGCCGAGCATCGCGACGAAGCGCTGCGCGACGCCATCCGCACTCTGAACCGCACCGCCGAGACCCGGGAGATGCACTGCGTGGGCCACGGCGAGCAGGTGGCGCACTATGCCGAGGTGCTGGGCGCGGAGATGGGACTGCCTCCCGCCGAGCTGGCCGAATTGGTCTTCGCCGCCGGCGTACATGATGTGGGCAAGATTGTCGTCCCAGAGCACATCCTCAACAAGGCCGGCCCGCTCACCGAGGACGAGTACCGCGTGGTCAAGACCCACGTGGAGGTTTCCGCGCAGATCCTGAGCGTCATCCCCAACGGCGAGCGCTTGCGCGGGATCGTGGCGCATCACCACGAGCGCTTTGACGGCGCCGGCTACCCCGCCGGCCTGCGCGGCGAGCACATCCCGCTGGGCGCGCGCATCCTGGCCGTCGCCGAAGCCTTTGTCAACATGATCACAGACCGCCCCTATGCCACCACCCGCAGCTCCGCCGAAGCCCTGGCCGAGATGGAACGGCTCTCCGGCACCCAGTTTGACGGCCTGCTGGTGCGCATGCTGATGCGCCAGGTGAAGGACCTGAAGCCGGATCGGAAAGGGAAGTAAGGCGCGCTTACTTCGGCAGCGGCACGCCCTCAAGCGACCTCAGCCGGCCCACCGGGTACAGCCCTTGGTGCGGGTCCCACCAGGGCGAGCGGTGGAAGAAGAAGTTCAGCCGCGCCCGCGGGTCGGCGGCGAATTCCTTGTCGTTCGTCACCTTCTGCTCGAACTCTTCCTTGAGCTTCGGATCCTTGGCCATCATGTCGCGCGCCAGCTTTTCCAGCACGTAGCTCTCCCCATATTCCTTCTGTTCGAAGATGGCGTCGAAGAATCCCCAGGCCACGGCTGAGTCCGGGCTCTGCGGCTCCAGCCAGTGGATGGCGATCTTGGCGGCACGCTGGTCGAGCGCCACGACCGCGGAGCCCGCCGGGAAAGAGAGCGTCTCGCGCACCGCGCGGCAGCCCATCCCGCTGCCGGTGGGGGAGAACTCCCCACCGCCTTGCGCCGGATGACGGCCCTCGAACGGCCGCTCCTGCCACTTGACCTCGCAGCGGTAGGTCTCCACCTCCGCCGACCAGGGCGCGGTCGTGCGCACCATCTTCAGCCCGTGCGCGCTCAGCACGTCGATCACGCTCGTCCATTGCGCCGGCACGATGTAGGCGCGCGGCGGCGCGACCATCACCGTGGCCTTCAACTCGTTGTGCAGCGGGATGTCGATGTTCTCCGGCTCGTGGGTGAAGCGCGTCCACGGAACGCCGGAGACCT contains the following coding sequences:
- a CDS encoding diguanylate cyclase, whose amino-acid sequence is MPSLVDAILAGILALLSGVVLIHLLRQRHERHMVEENLPSFSVLEVDATRVLEPGDVAPALLRQLDRLARLIGSRRSAIYISERWSNVLPSVQGGFAGSFLSSLEQAGGEALSTLAQRQPGPVRVRDLYEEDGPLIPAPSEQKAHLRELLAGEGVTALTALSLRAHDRCLGVALFAHDGSPSLSGAQTRILTTMGLQLSMTLENYVLMHNAQRRTREFELLTQIGQVVSSHLDPDEVLLAIHRELGRLFDTRNFSVAFVEGESVRFELEVEEGRVQSKRSRPRGNEITEYIAKSGRPLLIRSGVEPLLAQLGLASTGRLARCFAGVPVVMHGRPVGVMAAQHYERDGVYDQRDLEVLQTAAGQVAVAMENARLFAEQQKRASYLAFLNNVSKTAISSQNAEQMMAEIVSEVQKNFQFDHIGIGILDYATKDIEIKAEAGSTAKALGKRVPLGTGIMGRVARTNEMMLAQNTGEGHLLGILPQSRSVLCIPVSYGETLLGVLNVESQRENAFAEQEVLILRTLADLLATALHNSFVFQKMEQQSITDGLTGVKTRRFFLESVQAEWKRSARAGRPFSLVLIDLDRFKEINDAMGHLEGDLVLARVGRLLEQKCRQSNVVARYGGDEFVILMPETGVEQAHTLSERLRLWIAGDPMLAERKLTGSFGVATFPLHGAGVEDILRMADAGMYISKHAGGNRVSPAGEFATTEKLSSKQLANLYVEGFLRREEGDLSSVDELMTTLERLSAAVRAEHRDEALRDAIRTLNRTAETREMHCVGHGEQVAHYAEVLGAEMGLPPAELAELVFAAGVHDVGKIVVPEHILNKAGPLTEDEYRVVKTHVEVSAQILSVIPNGERLRGIVAHHHERFDGAGYPAGLRGEHIPLGARILAVAEAFVNMITDRPYATTRSSAEALAEMERLSGTQFDGLLVRMLMRQVKDLKPDRKGK